The following proteins are encoded in a genomic region of Candidatus Leptovillus gracilis:
- a CDS encoding DEAD/DEAH box helicase family protein encodes MNVQPGALVSYREREWVVLPSDDDNLVLLRPIGGSSREVCGVVKSVSDLMGYSLPYERIASASFPLPKPDAAQDHTAVSLLQQAARLLLRDGAAPFRSLGHLSLRPRPYQYVPLLMALRLETIRLLIADDVGVGKTIEAGLIARELLDRGEIRRTAVLCPPYLCDQWQKELSEKFNIDAVVVRSGTIARLERQAPQDTSIFAHYPHLIASIDTVKSDRYRASFLQHCPEFLIVDEVHGAAAPPGEKRSRSQQQRHELLLDLAEKQSRHLVLLSATPHSGMESSFLSILGLLNPEFRELNLTGLTSDERIDLARHFVQRRRADVRSWMGTDTPFPERDTTGAEQAYTFSRAYRSFYTDVYTFARELVESAETLSGTRQRMRFWSALALMRCVTSSPAAAEVALRRRLERLSDEDTADLLDQSTSDDLDVAFAPLIYDPSDAETAVDAPPSNIFDLQDQDPDWNERDRRRLRDFARTARTLMGSEDAKLTRLTEIVGEMLTNSYQPIVWCRYIATADYVAAELQAALSKKHKGLKVTAVTGTLSDDERRLKVDELATFSQRILVATDCLSEGVNLQEHFNAVIHYDLPWNPNRLEQREGRVDRFGQLSPTIKAVLMFGQDNPVDGAVLDVLLRKARDIYRTLGVRVPIPEESESVMNVVLHSLFKNVRAEDAVQLSLFDQFDDSGKMIRRVHEEWTAAAERERESRTRFAQRAIKPEEVEQELQETDRVLGHPDDVARFLVAASQRLGFGFRQVRSPHARVTVYHLNPGTLPQTVALRLNHVPDPWPITFASPTPEGLSYIGRNHPLVEGLAEYLLDMAFYPVGDSSPAARTGVIRTDQVSTMTTLLLLRLRFLQYERGNDTPTLAEETVIWGFTGWFPALVPLSPEAAQSLLDTAVPTGNVSLNEKQEILTDLLNQWQNLQPHLDLLLFERAEALQAAHRRVRRMVQQGTVRIEPQTPPDLLGVVVLLPVPKGVRS; translated from the coding sequence ATGAATGTCCAACCCGGTGCTCTGGTCAGTTACCGTGAACGGGAATGGGTGGTTCTGCCATCGGATGACGACAATTTAGTGCTGCTCCGACCGATTGGCGGCAGCAGCCGTGAGGTGTGTGGTGTTGTCAAGAGTGTTTCTGATTTAATGGGGTACAGTCTGCCTTATGAGCGGATTGCCTCTGCCTCTTTCCCCTTACCGAAGCCAGATGCCGCCCAAGACCACACGGCCGTTTCTCTTCTCCAACAAGCTGCCCGTCTGCTGCTGCGCGATGGGGCTGCCCCTTTTCGCTCATTAGGCCATCTATCCTTACGCCCGCGTCCGTATCAATACGTGCCTTTACTGATGGCGCTGCGGCTGGAGACAATCCGGCTGCTCATTGCGGACGACGTAGGTGTTGGCAAAACCATTGAAGCGGGTCTGATCGCCCGTGAATTGCTAGACCGGGGTGAAATCCGGCGTACGGCCGTTCTCTGCCCACCCTATCTCTGTGACCAATGGCAAAAGGAATTGTCGGAGAAATTCAACATTGACGCCGTTGTGGTTCGCTCGGGTACTATTGCTCGGCTGGAACGGCAGGCGCCGCAAGACACCAGCATTTTCGCCCACTATCCTCACCTGATCGCCAGCATTGATACCGTCAAAAGCGACCGCTACCGCGCCAGCTTTTTGCAGCACTGCCCGGAATTTCTCATCGTAGACGAGGTGCATGGCGCCGCTGCTCCGCCTGGCGAAAAACGCTCCCGATCACAGCAGCAGCGGCATGAACTCCTACTAGATTTGGCAGAGAAGCAAAGCCGTCACCTTGTTTTGCTCAGCGCCACGCCGCACAGCGGGATGGAAAGTTCCTTTTTATCCATTCTGGGGCTGTTGAACCCTGAATTCCGTGAACTGAATTTAACGGGGTTGACATCAGATGAGCGGATTGACCTGGCTCGCCATTTTGTACAGCGCCGCCGTGCCGATGTGCGCAGTTGGATGGGTACTGACACGCCATTCCCCGAACGAGATACCACAGGGGCCGAACAGGCGTACACTTTCTCCCGTGCCTATCGTTCGTTTTACACTGATGTCTACACCTTTGCCCGTGAGCTGGTGGAATCGGCGGAAACATTGAGCGGCACGCGGCAGCGGATGCGTTTCTGGTCGGCGCTGGCGCTGATGCGCTGCGTCACCTCTTCCCCGGCAGCAGCCGAAGTGGCCTTGCGCCGCCGCCTGGAGCGGTTGTCAGATGAGGACACGGCTGATTTACTGGATCAATCCACCAGCGACGACCTTGACGTGGCTTTTGCCCCACTCATTTATGACCCCAGTGATGCCGAAACGGCCGTTGACGCCCCACCCAGTAATATCTTTGACTTGCAAGACCAGGATCCTGATTGGAATGAACGAGATCGCCGCCGTTTGCGGGATTTTGCCCGCACGGCACGCACTCTTATGGGCAGCGAAGATGCCAAGCTAACCCGCCTGACCGAGATTGTGGGGGAGATGTTGACTAACAGCTACCAGCCTATCGTCTGGTGCCGTTATATTGCGACTGCCGATTACGTGGCCGCGGAACTACAAGCGGCGCTCAGTAAAAAACACAAGGGATTGAAGGTAACGGCCGTTACCGGCACGCTTTCTGACGATGAACGACGCTTGAAGGTAGACGAACTGGCAACCTTCTCCCAGCGCATTCTCGTGGCAACAGACTGTCTCAGCGAAGGCGTCAACTTGCAAGAGCATTTTAATGCCGTTATCCACTACGATTTACCCTGGAACCCCAACCGCCTGGAACAGCGCGAAGGGCGTGTAGACCGTTTCGGCCAACTGTCACCCACAATTAAGGCGGTGCTCATGTTTGGCCAGGATAACCCGGTAGACGGGGCGGTGCTGGACGTGCTGCTGCGCAAAGCCCGCGATATTTATCGCACTTTGGGCGTGCGCGTGCCCATTCCAGAAGAAAGCGAAAGCGTGATGAATGTGGTGCTGCATTCCCTCTTCAAGAATGTGCGTGCTGAGGATGCTGTACAGTTGAGCCTGTTCGACCAGTTTGACGACAGCGGCAAGATGATTCGCCGCGTCCATGAGGAATGGACGGCTGCGGCTGAACGGGAAAGGGAAAGCCGTACTCGCTTTGCGCAACGGGCCATTAAACCGGAAGAAGTTGAACAGGAATTGCAGGAAACAGATCGGGTGTTGGGTCATCCAGATGATGTTGCCCGCTTTCTGGTTGCGGCCAGCCAGCGGCTGGGCTTTGGCTTTCGTCAAGTGCGTTCGCCTCATGCCAGGGTGACTGTTTATCATCTGAACCCGGGCACGCTGCCGCAAACAGTGGCCCTGCGCCTGAACCACGTGCCGGATCCCTGGCCTATTACCTTTGCTTCGCCCACGCCGGAAGGATTGAGCTACATCGGCCGTAATCACCCGCTGGTGGAAGGGCTGGCTGAGTATCTGCTGGACATGGCTTTTTATCCGGTAGGTGACTCATCTCCAGCGGCGCGCACCGGCGTGATTCGCACGGATCAGGTAAGCACAATGACGACGCTTTTGCTGCTGCGACTGCGCTTTTTGCAGTACGAGCGCGGCAACGATACGCCAACATTGGCCGAAGAGACGGTGATCTGGGGCTTTACTGGCTGGTTCCCCGCCCTTGTCCCGTTATCACCTGAAGCAGCGCAGTCGCTGTTGGACACGGCCGTTCCCACTGGCAATGTCTCTCTGAACGAAAAGCAGGAAATCCTGACCGATCTATTAAACCAATGGCAGAACCTACAACCCCACTTGGACTTGCTGCTCTTTGAACGGGCTGAGGCCCTACAGGCTGCCCATCGACGGGTGCGGCGTATGGTGCAGCAAGGTACGGTGCGCATTGAACCGCAAACGCCACCAGATTTGCTTGGTGTGGTTGTGTTATTGCCGGTACCCAAAGGGGTGCGTTCGTAA